The DNA window GTTCCACCTTTCACCGGATCGTCCACCTTCACGTAGCAGGAGCGAAAGGCGCCGAATTGGTTCTCGAGCGCCCGCAAGAACGGCGCCTTCGACGCGTCGTCGTTTGGGCCACCCCCGATGTGGAGGCCGACGTTCTCCACCTTGACCTCCGGCAAGGCGGCACCAGGCGGCGGAGGCGCGTCGACGACGGCAGGCGGAGCGCTGGCTGTCGGGGCGGCTGCCGGAGCTGGCGGTGGCACGGAGACCGGTGCGCTCGTCGCTGGAGGTGCGCTCGCCCCTTGCGCAGTGCCCTCGCCTTCGTCGGCGCGGCACACAGACTCCTTGGCCGTCTTTGCCTCGCACGGCGGACAGGAACCACAGCCTGAGATCAGGAGGCACGAACCCAATGGCAGCGCCAGGCGACGCAGATCGAACATGCGCCGCTGATAACGCCGGCGCGGGCGGCGACCAAGCCCGAAGCGTTCAGCGGGCCGCGGCCCCGGGATTTGCGGACTCTTCTCGCAACCGCGAGCTAACCGCCCACAGGTACTCAGCCATGGCCGAGGCATCGTCGTCGGTGAGCTGCACGCCTTGGGTCTGACGCATCTCGGCGATCTCGTCGGCCCACTGCGCCGGCGGCACTTCGTCCGGGGACTTCAGGGTGTGGCAGCCGGCACAGGTCTGCACGTACAACGAGCGCCCCTTCGCCAGTCGCTCACCCGTGGCGCCGGGGAACTGCCCTCGAGCCCGCTCGACGTCGCTGGCATTCGCCGCGGGCAGACCTGCGGCGCAGCCAGCGAGCGCCGCAGCCATGACGATGAACGCGAAGAACCGTTTGTTCACAGATCCATTCCGAACAGGACGCGCACGTTGACCCGTTCGTGGTGCTCGAGATCGAGCGCCCCGTCGTCCTTTTCTTTCGCCTCCTCGCCTTTGATGGCAAAGACTTGAGGCTGAACCGTCAACGCGGTCCACCAGGCTTTCTGGGCGTAAGCAATGGACGGGCCGAGATAAAAAGCCGTGCTCTCGTACTCCTTCGCCTTCTCGAGCTCCGTCTTGGTGCGCAGCTCGACGCCGAGCACCACGTTCGGGGTCACGAAGTATCCGACACCGAGATCCGTCTCGACGGCGATTTCACGCTCAGACTCGCCTTTGGTCTCGAACTTCCACTCATGCTCACCCACGGCATTGAAGGCAACCAGGAGGTCTCCCATGCGTTTGTCGACGATCAGCTTGAGCTCGACCTCCGCTTCGGCGGGCGCCGCCGTCCACTCGAAATAGAGGGCGGAGCCGATCGGGTCGGCAAACGAGTCGCTGAGCTTGTACTTCCACTCGTTGGAGATACCGCCGAACTCGAACCCAGACGCTCGGGTGGTCTGGCCGGTGGTGGCGTCCGTCTGATCCGCGGCGAGCGCGGTCATGTTCCAGTACCAGGCCATCTGCAAGTTTGGGACTACCCCGAACTCGAACTCCAGGCGCTGGTCGAAGCG is part of the Myxococcales bacterium genome and encodes:
- a CDS encoding cytochrome c translates to MNKRFFAFIVMAAALAGCAAGLPAANASDVERARGQFPGATGERLAKGRSLYVQTCAGCHTLKSPDEVPPAQWADEIAEMRQTQGVQLTDDDASAMAEYLWAVSSRLREESANPGAAAR